Proteins found in one Pseudopipra pipra isolate bDixPip1 chromosome 19, bDixPip1.hap1, whole genome shotgun sequence genomic segment:
- the MRPL58 gene encoding large ribosomal subunit protein mL62 yields the protein MAAHTLRALCRPRPGLALLSARCSLWAGIGTEYRSSHSLDKLYPPRQEKSAARAPEQPPTLDIPMARLTVSYSRSSGPGGQNVNKVNSKAEVRFHLESADWIPEAVRQKMALMHRNKINRDGELIVTSEESRYQMRNLAICLEKIRTMVTEATEKPKVVSKETTQQLIERVEKMNRERLRQKRIHSNIKQSRKADFD from the exons ATGGCGGCGCACACGCTGCGGGCCCTGTgccggccgcggccggggcTTGCGCTTCTGTCCGCCCGGTGCTCGCTGTGGGCCGGCATCGGCACCGAGTACCGGAGCTCGCACAGCCTGGACAAGCTGTACCCGCCGCGGCAGGAGAAAAGCGCCGCCCGCGCCCCG GAGCAGCCGCCCACCCTCGACATCCCCATGG CTCGCCTGACCGTGTCCTACAGTCGGAGCAGCGGCCCCGGCGGGCAGAACGTTAATAAAG TGAATTCCAAGGCAGAAGTTCGGTTCCACCTGGAGTCGGCAGACTGGATTCCTGAGGCTGTGAGACAAAAAATGGCACTGATG CACAGGAATAAGATAAACCGGGATGGGGAGCTGATTGTGACCTCGGAAGAGAGTCGCTACCAAATGAGGAACCTGGCGATCTGTTTGGAAAAAATCCGAACCATGGTCACAGAGGCCACAGAGAAACCCAAGGTGGTGTCTAAGGAGACAACACAGCAACTCATAGAGAG GGTGGAAAAAATGAACCGTGAGCGACTACGACAGAAAAGGATACACTCAAACATAAAACAGAGCAGGAAGGCGGATTTTGACTGA
- the LOC135424827 gene encoding 5-hydroxytryptamine receptor 3A-like, whose protein sequence is MQRLLIAILTFSLGTAGTAPKYLCTYYDIVDYLNVSSHDKLHTYILPKANLKEPVEVKLDFMLMAILSVVEKLQTVSFYFVLNLEWKNPFATWNPQDFCNISQVILPLDTYWSPPIFILERVDGQNSDMNYMVLMHNGSFNSTRPFQVTLTCSLIILKFPFDTQTCNLSLASFLYPAVRDLVMKTRRTASESMKESQSFFLTDGEWKFTNLSIIERTETLDDEGFSVITYMISMERRPTLYVLNLILPTCALYLLDMAVLFGPSSLEEKINFQIAIILGSSMLAVILNNSLPTSSNKPPVIVLFFLGTFLLMIMAVLDTFFLLYQQRKSRPLDKVLRRFQRHVGAELAKTPLRNQPVTHLAKEGLQHLSPPKKAQGGGQPAKGHWRPQEQNSFMPVLEKVLLYSHFFLSLFFFTLISVKWSS, encoded by the exons ATGCAGCGACTTTTGATAGCCATCCTCACCTTTTCTCTTGGGACAG CAGGGACTGCTCCAAAGTACCTCTGCACCTACTATGACATTGTTGACTACCTGAACGTCTCCTCTCACGACAAGCTGCACACCTACATACTGCCCAAGGCAAACCTGAAGGAGCCTGTGGAAGTGAAGTTGGATTTCATGCTGATGGCTATTCTCTCTGTG GTGGAAAAGCTCCAAACAGTCAGTTTTTACTTCGTCTTGAACCTG GAGTGGAAAAACCCTTTTGCAACCTGGAACCCGCAGGATTTCTGTAACATTTCCCAAGTCATTCTTCCCCTGGATACTTATTGGTCTCCCCCCATCTTCATCTTAGAGCG AGTGGACGGACAAAACTCAGACATGAATTACATGGTCCTCATGCACAACGGCAGCTTCAACTCCACCCGGCCCTTCCAGGTCACCCTGACATGCAGTTTGATAATCCTCAAGTTCCCCTTTGACACCCAGACGTGCAACTTGAGTCTAGCTTCATTTCTCTACCCAG CAGTAAGAGACCTTGTCATGAAGACAAGACGGACAGCATCTGAGAGCATGAAAGAGAGCCAGAGTTTCTTCCTAACTGATGGAGAATGGAAGTTCACCAACCTGAGCATCATTGAACGCACGGAAACCCTGGATGACGAAGGATTTTCTGTGATCACCTACATG ATTTCCATGGAGAGACGACCCACTCTGTACGTTCTGAACCTGATCCTCCCAACGTGTGCCCTGTACCTGCTGGACATGGCTGTGTTGTTTGGACCCAGCTCTCTTGAGGAGAAAATCAACTTCCAGATCGCCATcatccttggcagctccatgcTGGCTGTGATCCTCAACAACAGCCTCCCAACTTCCTCCAACAAACCACCTGTAATAG tgctgttcttCCTGGGCACCTTCCTGCTCATGATCATGGCTGTGTTAGACACCTTCTTCCTGCTGTACCAGCAGCGCAAATCCCGGCCCTTGGACAAGGTTCTCAGAAGATTCCAGCGAC ACGTGGGTGCCGAGCTGGCCAAGACACCCCTGCGCAACCAGCCCGTGACACACCTGGCCAAGGAAGGTCTCCAGCATCTGAGCCCTCCCAAGAAGGCCCAGGGAGGAGGGCAACCTGCCAAGGGCCACTGGCGACCACAGGAGCAGAACTCATTTATGCCAGTTCTGGAGAAGGTCCTTCTCTACAGCCACTTCTTCCTGTCCctgttttttttcactcttattTCTGTAAAATGGAGCAGCTAA
- the ATP5PD gene encoding ATP synthase subunit d, mitochondrial, producing the protein MAGRRAALKAVDWAAFAERVPPNQRPMYNALKTRNDALTARLAALPEKPPAIDWAFYKANVAKAGMVDEFQKKFSALKVPEPVDTQSAKIDAQEKEAAKSTAEYVQASKARIAQYEQQLQKLKSMIPFEQMTFEDLHEAFPETKLDKEKYPYWPHKPIADL; encoded by the exons ATGGCGGGTCGCAGAGCTGCTCTCAAGGCCGTGGACTGGGCGGCCTTCGCCGAGCGGGTCCCCCCGAACCAGCGGCCCATGTACAACGCGCTCAAGACCCGCAACGACGCCCTGACGGCCCG GTTGGCAGCGCTGCCAGAGAAGCCTCCAGCCATCGACTGGGCTTTCTACAAGGCTAATGTTGCCAAGGCTGGCATGGTGGATGAGTTTCAGAAGAAG TTCAGTGCACTGAAGGTTCCTGAGCCAGTGGATACCCAAAGTGCCAAGATCGATGCCCAGGAGAAGGAAGCT GCCAAGAGCACTGCTGAGTATGTTCAGGCTTCCAAAGCTCGGATTGCCCAGTATGAGCAACAG CTCCAGAAGCTCAAGAGTATGATTCCCTTTGAGCAGATGACGTTTGAAGACTTGCATGAAGCCTTCCCTGAAACCAAACTGGACAAGGAGAAATACCCATACTGGCCCCACAAGCCCATTGCTGATCTGTAA
- the CDR2L gene encoding cerebellar degeneration-related protein 2-like, with translation MLSADRMEEFQSEEEEPWYDQQDLEQDLHLAAELGKTLLERNKELEDSLQQMYTTNEEQVQEIEYLTKQLEMLRQMNEQHAKVYEQLDLTARDLELANQKLVLESKTSQQKIQCLTETIEGLQNQVEELQKQVEEMRSLEQLRIRREKRERRRTIHTFPCLKELCSSPRYEDAFQVHSSSTEFNQKPLERENERLQAMVNSLRSQVNQEKQRKERVEREYTSVIQEYSDLEQRVCEMENCKLRIKELEAELLELQQMKQVKKYLLSREDNLSEALLEPLNNAPEADYIDLSEEEGGKSHGTSMTPSPNHPVRKSCSDTALNAIVTKDAVSRHEGNYTLHANNVRKRGMSILREVDEQYHALLEKYEELLSKCRQHKDSVRHTGVQTSRPISRDSSFRDFRGEAHELEERKTMEKTISKHVEAVDKRLEQSQPEYKALFKEIFSRIQKTKADINATKVKNKSSK, from the exons acctgcacTTGGCCGCAGAGCTGGGGAAGACGCTGCTGGAGCGCAACAAGGAGCTGGAGGACTCCCTGCAGCAGATGTACACCACCAACGAGGAGCAAGTGCAGGAGATCGAG TACCTGACTAAGCAACTGGAGATGTTGCGGCAGATGAACGAACAGCACGCGAAAGTCTACGAGCAGCTGGACCTGACAGCACGGGACCTGGAGCTGGCTAACCAGAAACTCGTGCTGGAAAGCAAGACTTCCCAACAGAAGATCCAGTG cttgACAGAAACAATCGAGGGGCTGCAGAACCAagtggaggagctgcagaagcagGTGGAGGAAATGCGGAGCTTGGAGCAGCTCCGCATCCGGCGGGAGAAGAGGGAGCGGCGCCGAACCATCCACACCTTCCCCTGCCTTAaggagctctgctccagccccag gTATGAGGATGCATTCCAGGTCCACAGCTCTTCCACAGAGTTCAACCAGAAGCCACTGGAGAGGGAGAACGAGCGTCTCCAAGCCATGGTGAACTCCCTGAGGTCCCAAGTCAATCAGGAGAAGCAGCGGAAGGAGAGGGTGGAGCGCGAGTACACCTCTGTTATTCAGGAGTACTCGGACCTGGAGCAGCGGGTGTGCGAGATGGAGAACTGCAAACTGCGCATCaaggagctggaggcagagctcctggagctgcagcagatgAAACAAGTCAAGAAGTATTTGCTCAGCAGAGAAGACAACTTGTCCGAAGCCCTCCTGGAGCCGCTGAACAACGCCCCGGAGGCAGATTACATCGACCTCTccgaggaggagggagggaaaagccaCGGGACATCCATGACACCGTCCCCGAACCACCCCGTCCGGAAGAGCTGCAGCGACACGGCCCTGAACGCCATCGTGACCAAGGACGCCGTGAGCCGGCACGAGGGCAACTACACCCTGCACGCCAACAACGTGCGCAAGAGGGGCATGTCCATCCTGCGGGAGGTGGACGAGCAGTACCACGCCCTGCTCGAGAAGTACGAGGAGCTCCTGAGCAAGTGCCGGCAGCACAAGGACAGCGTGCGCCACACGGGGGTCCAGACGTCCCGGCCCATCTCCCGCGACAGCTCCTTCAGGGACTTCCGAGGGGAGGCACACGAGCTGGAGGAGCGGAAAACCATGGAGAAGACCATCAGCAAACACGTGGAGGCCGTGGACAAGcggctggagcagagccagccagaaTACAAGGCTCTCTTTAAGGAGATCTTCTCCCGCATCCAGAAGACAAAAGCAGACATCAATGCCACCAAGGTGAAAAACAAGAGCAGCAAATGA